A region of Kribbella sp. NBC_01245 DNA encodes the following proteins:
- a CDS encoding serine hydrolase domain-containing protein: MGVGMAGLAAGVREAVAGSLGVGTAPGAVLAVSRGGETWVEAVGRASVGGAPMPDDAVMRISSMTKPLVAVLTLMLAEDGVLALADPVERWLPELADRQVVRRLDGPLTDTEPAGRSITVEDLLTMRMGFGFAFEVEGCPAAEAAAARGLGMGPPLPSAITHSPDEWLARFAELPLMDQPGRTWRYDVAFAVLGVLLARAGQASLPELMRTRVLAPLGMTSTGFVVPDDARLVPSYVSDGAGALVLFDPVEGSEWREPPVFPHAGGGMVSTAADYLQFGEFMLARGAGLLGEESIRAMTTDQLTPEQRAGGPAGIFLDGDGWGYGVSVNAKRYGWGGGLGTSWYAYPEHDLTAVLLTQMMPPSESVATAFWSTIEAEL; this comes from the coding sequence ATGGGTGTTGGGATGGCGGGGTTGGCCGCAGGGGTGCGCGAGGCCGTGGCCGGGAGTCTTGGGGTGGGGACGGCGCCTGGGGCGGTGTTGGCGGTCAGCCGGGGTGGGGAGACGTGGGTGGAGGCGGTTGGGCGGGCGTCGGTTGGTGGGGCGCCGATGCCGGATGACGCGGTGATGCGGATCAGCTCGATGACGAAACCGCTGGTCGCCGTACTGACTTTGATGCTGGCTGAGGACGGCGTACTCGCGCTGGCCGATCCGGTCGAACGTTGGCTGCCCGAGTTGGCGGATCGCCAGGTGGTACGACGGCTCGACGGGCCTCTTACCGATACCGAGCCGGCCGGGCGGAGCATCACCGTCGAGGACTTGCTGACGATGCGGATGGGATTCGGTTTCGCGTTCGAGGTCGAGGGCTGTCCGGCCGCGGAGGCCGCCGCGGCGCGTGGGCTCGGGATGGGACCGCCGCTGCCTTCGGCCATCACGCATAGCCCGGACGAGTGGCTCGCGCGATTCGCCGAACTGCCGTTGATGGATCAGCCGGGACGGACTTGGCGGTACGACGTCGCGTTCGCCGTGTTGGGTGTGCTGCTGGCGCGTGCCGGGCAGGCGTCGTTGCCCGAGCTGATGCGGACTCGCGTCCTGGCGCCGCTTGGAATGACCAGCACCGGGTTCGTCGTACCGGATGACGCGCGGCTGGTTCCGTCGTACGTCTCGGACGGCGCGGGTGCACTGGTCCTGTTCGATCCGGTGGAGGGCAGCGAATGGCGCGAGCCGCCGGTGTTTCCGCATGCGGGTGGTGGGATGGTGTCGACGGCTGCGGATTACCTGCAGTTCGGCGAGTTCATGCTTGCCAGGGGCGCGGGGTTGCTCGGCGAGGAGTCGATCCGGGCGATGACGACCGATCAGTTGACGCCCGAGCAGCGCGCCGGCGGCCCGGCCGGGATCTTCCTCGATGGGGACGGCTGGGGGTACGGGGTGTCGGTGAACGCGAAGCGGTACGGCTGGGGCGGCGGCCTCGGCACCAGCTGGTACGCGTATCCCGAGCACGATCTCACCGCTGTACTGCTGACCCAGATGATGCCACCATCCGAGTCGGTGGCGACCGCTTTCTGGTCCACGATCGAGGCTGAGCTCTGA
- a CDS encoding rhodanese-like domain-containing protein: MGIDETLKRVRSGLPRLHPAEAYAASDDEDTYIVDTRPEFQRRAAGEIAGAIVIERNHLEWRLDPSCDARIPEAINADIRWIVLCEGGYSSSLAADSLRQIGLHRSTDVIGGFNAWRAAGLPITRPDPASQPRSGGEGPGS, from the coding sequence GTGGGCATCGACGAGACTCTGAAGCGGGTGCGTTCGGGCTTACCGCGACTGCACCCCGCGGAGGCGTACGCAGCCAGCGATGACGAGGACACGTACATCGTCGACACGCGGCCTGAATTCCAGCGACGTGCAGCCGGGGAGATCGCCGGGGCAATCGTCATCGAACGGAATCACCTCGAGTGGCGCCTCGACCCCAGCTGCGATGCCCGGATCCCCGAAGCCATCAACGCGGACATCCGTTGGATCGTCCTGTGCGAGGGCGGCTACTCCTCAAGCCTCGCAGCCGATTCACTGCGCCAGATCGGCCTTCACCGCAGTACCGATGTCATCGGCGGCTTCAACGCCTGGCGAGCCGCAGGCCTGCCGATCACTCGACCCGACCCCGCCTCGCAACCCAGGTCCGGCGGCGAGGGCCCGGGCAGCTGA
- a CDS encoding metallophosphoesterase family protein — protein sequence MTHRVLHLSDPHLAAPGVDNYGVDAGASLDRILYDARFVPDIDLVVVSGDLADDGSVEGYVGVLDRVGRFAAERGIPHVYTTGNHDIRKPFASVLGSGHLSPDGTDIGRLLDATSEVRAAVSEVSGLRVITLDSLVPGSVHGHVGEDQLEWLRTTLAEPAPAGTIVVLHHPPIAVHSSPFMKSVGLRNPADLGAAVAGSDVHVVLCGHFHLQLTGLLQGVPVWATPGVITRIDLTALPGLDRAVKGAGATVVDLGGPASPMFHTLQARDPEAGAQVYLLNSLTGAVVEDESASL from the coding sequence ATGACCCACCGTGTACTGCACTTGTCCGATCCGCATCTGGCGGCGCCGGGCGTCGACAACTACGGCGTCGATGCCGGCGCGTCCCTGGATCGGATCCTGTACGACGCTCGCTTTGTCCCGGATATCGACCTGGTCGTCGTGAGTGGTGATCTCGCGGACGACGGCAGTGTCGAGGGGTACGTCGGTGTGCTGGACCGGGTCGGCCGATTCGCTGCCGAGCGAGGTATCCCGCACGTCTACACCACCGGCAACCACGACATCCGTAAGCCATTCGCCTCGGTCCTGGGCTCGGGCCACCTGAGCCCGGACGGCACCGACATCGGCCGCCTCCTCGACGCGACGAGCGAGGTGCGCGCGGCGGTCAGTGAGGTGTCAGGACTGCGGGTGATCACTTTGGATAGCCTCGTCCCCGGCTCGGTCCACGGCCATGTCGGCGAAGACCAGTTGGAATGGCTGCGCACCACCCTTGCCGAACCAGCGCCGGCTGGGACGATCGTGGTCCTGCACCATCCGCCGATCGCGGTCCATTCGTCGCCATTCATGAAGTCCGTCGGCCTGCGAAACCCGGCGGATCTCGGCGCGGCCGTGGCCGGCAGCGACGTACATGTTGTGCTGTGCGGGCATTTCCACCTGCAGCTGACCGGCCTACTCCAGGGCGTACCCGTCTGGGCGACCCCCGGCGTAATAACGCGTATCGATCTCACCGCCCTGCCTGGCCTGGATCGAGCGGTCAAGGGCGCAGGCGCGACCGTCGTCGACTTGGGCGGTCCGGCCTCGCCGATGTTCCACACCCTGCAAGCCCGCGACCCCGAAGCCGGCGCGCAGGTCTATCTCCTGAACTCGCTCACCGGTGCCGTGGTGGAAGATGAATCCGCCTCTTTGTGA
- a CDS encoding ABC transporter ATP-binding protein, whose translation MSRQLSPSLAEVGAGEGHPSRGTAAGIEVRGLSKSFGAVRAVDDLTFSVEPGAVTGFLGPNGAGKTTTLRMLLGLIRPDRGAATIAGLTYRDIPEPSTVVGAALDASGFHPARTGRAHLQVYCAVNGLAPQRAEEVLELVGLAAAGGRRIGGYSLGMRQRLALAVAMLGDPQVLVLDEPANGLDPEGIVWMRRLLRELAGQGRTVLVSSHVLTEMQQLVDHVVIIDGGQLRFQGPVAGLAGTQGVVVEVRASRSDALRAVLADHEGVSVDHDDSGRLLVSGLDAAAVGRAAFTAGVELQWLAERDGDLERLFFTLTSGAGSRDQTGSNASEVGL comes from the coding sequence ATGAGCAGACAGCTGTCGCCTAGCCTCGCCGAGGTCGGGGCAGGCGAAGGCCATCCAAGCCGGGGCACCGCAGCGGGAATTGAGGTGCGCGGCTTGTCGAAGTCGTTCGGCGCCGTGCGAGCGGTCGACGACTTGACGTTCAGCGTCGAGCCCGGCGCGGTCACCGGCTTCCTTGGACCGAACGGAGCTGGGAAGACCACTACGCTGCGGATGCTGCTCGGTCTGATCCGCCCCGACCGGGGCGCCGCCACCATCGCGGGCCTCACCTACCGCGACATTCCCGAACCCTCCACTGTGGTCGGGGCCGCGCTCGATGCCTCGGGCTTCCATCCGGCCCGCACTGGTCGAGCTCACCTGCAGGTGTACTGCGCTGTCAACGGCCTTGCGCCGCAACGAGCCGAAGAGGTTCTCGAACTGGTCGGGCTGGCCGCGGCCGGCGGTCGCCGTATCGGCGGCTACTCACTAGGGATGCGGCAGCGGCTCGCGCTGGCCGTCGCAATGCTGGGCGACCCTCAGGTGCTGGTGCTCGACGAGCCGGCTAACGGGTTGGACCCCGAAGGGATCGTGTGGATGCGGCGACTGCTGCGTGAGCTGGCCGGCCAGGGGCGCACGGTGCTGGTGTCCAGCCATGTCCTGACCGAGATGCAGCAACTGGTTGACCATGTCGTGATCATCGACGGCGGCCAGCTGCGCTTCCAGGGGCCGGTGGCAGGGCTGGCCGGCACGCAAGGGGTGGTGGTCGAGGTCCGCGCCAGTCGGTCCGACGCGCTTCGCGCCGTACTCGCCGACCACGAAGGCGTAAGCGTCGACCACGACGACAGCGGGCGGCTGCTGGTCAGCGGCCTGGACGCGGCGGCGGTGGGGCGTGCCGCGTTCACTGCGGGCGTCGAACTGCAGTGGCTGGCCGAACGAGACGGTGACCTGGAACGGCTGTTCTTCACCTTGACCTCCGGCGCCGGCAGCCGGGACCAGACAGGCAGCAACGCTTCGGAGGTGGGACTCTGA
- a CDS encoding ArsR/SmtB family transcription factor has product MGYLVAKAALFEQFAQVGKALGSAKRLELLDLLAQGERSVEVLAGRAGLGLTTASNHLQLLRQAGLVVTRKEGTKVYYRLAGTDVAALWAQLRDVASAHLAEVDRSRRAYLGDDDVAEVTRDELLRRLEAGEITVVDVRPSEEYTAGHIPGAVSIPLDELADRLAELPAGTTIVAYCRGPYCVMANEAVRILTAKGLSAARLNDGMLEWRLAELPVAS; this is encoded by the coding sequence ATGGGTTATCTGGTGGCCAAGGCGGCACTGTTCGAGCAGTTCGCGCAGGTCGGCAAGGCGCTCGGCAGCGCCAAGCGCCTCGAGTTGCTTGATCTGCTGGCCCAGGGCGAGCGGTCGGTCGAAGTGCTCGCGGGCCGGGCCGGCCTGGGGCTGACCACCGCATCCAATCACCTGCAGTTGCTGCGGCAGGCCGGACTGGTGGTCACTCGCAAGGAAGGCACGAAGGTCTACTACCGGCTGGCCGGAACTGATGTGGCCGCGCTGTGGGCGCAGCTGCGCGACGTCGCCTCGGCGCATCTGGCGGAGGTGGACCGGTCCCGTCGCGCGTATCTGGGCGACGATGACGTTGCCGAGGTGACCCGAGACGAGTTGCTGCGTCGACTGGAAGCCGGTGAAATCACGGTCGTCGATGTCCGCCCCAGCGAGGAATACACCGCGGGCCATATCCCCGGCGCGGTGTCGATCCCCCTCGACGAGCTCGCCGACCGGCTGGCCGAACTCCCCGCCGGTACGACGATCGTGGCGTACTGCCGCGGCCCGTACTGCGTGATGGCCAACGAAGCCGTGCGCATTCTCACCGCCAAGGGGCTGTCCGCGGCGCGCCTGAACGACGGGATGCTCGAGTGGCGTCTGGCCGAACTCCCGGTCGCGAGTTGA
- a CDS encoding TetR/AcrR family transcriptional regulator, protein MTKPGEGKLLKRPERRRALIQAAARAFARGGYAATNLDDVATEAGVSRVLIYRHFESKTELYEAVLADVSDQLRTATGHPHHTTTNSLEGLVFAAQDNPDGFRLFFRQSGQEPEFRRHADELRAAMKATAQPYLEQVIHDEARLRWASDLIPTIAVEAVIAWLDAGCPSPETAADTITHIIGSAVTAIASPAGDQHS, encoded by the coding sequence ATGACCAAGCCAGGCGAGGGCAAGCTGCTGAAGCGGCCCGAGCGGCGTCGCGCACTGATCCAAGCCGCGGCGCGCGCCTTCGCCCGAGGCGGCTACGCCGCTACCAACCTGGACGACGTCGCGACCGAAGCCGGCGTCAGCCGGGTGCTCATCTACCGGCATTTCGAGTCCAAGACCGAGCTGTACGAGGCCGTGCTGGCTGATGTCAGCGACCAACTGCGCACCGCCACCGGCCATCCGCACCACACAACCACGAACAGCCTCGAAGGGCTGGTCTTCGCAGCGCAGGACAACCCCGATGGGTTCCGTCTCTTCTTCCGCCAATCCGGCCAGGAACCGGAGTTCCGCCGGCACGCCGACGAACTGCGCGCGGCGATGAAAGCCACCGCTCAGCCGTATCTGGAGCAAGTCATCCACGACGAAGCCCGCCTGCGATGGGCATCCGACCTGATCCCGACCATTGCGGTCGAAGCTGTCATTGCCTGGCTCGACGCCGGGTGCCCGTCGCCAGAGACCGCCGCCGACACCATCACGCACATCATCGGCAGTGCGGTCACCGCTATCGCGTCACCTGCCGGCGACCAGCACAGCTAG
- a CDS encoding class I SAM-dependent methyltransferase, producing MELDWGLGEYELTAARLAPAAGAVVDAAELEVGEVVVDVGCGTGNASIAAAERGAVVTGVDPAERLLAVGTERVRDRFAEQVRFVKGDAAALPMADGSADAVISVFGMIFAPDPAAAIRECVRVTAPGGRIVFSAWTPTGPLHRFNGAIFEYMRTALGGPEPEQGFRWHHPDDLGPVFAEHGFKGEVTPAKLIFTAASIDEFTSEQGRHPMAIGGTAALSALPDGEAKLAGLEALITERINEVNEDPLAFQMTADYVIITAAPEA from the coding sequence ATGGAGCTTGACTGGGGCTTGGGGGAGTACGAGTTGACCGCGGCAAGGCTGGCGCCGGCCGCGGGGGCGGTGGTGGATGCCGCCGAGCTGGAGGTCGGTGAAGTCGTCGTCGATGTCGGTTGTGGCACGGGCAACGCGTCCATCGCGGCCGCCGAGCGTGGTGCGGTCGTGACCGGAGTCGACCCGGCCGAGCGGTTGCTGGCCGTCGGTACCGAGCGGGTCCGCGATCGATTCGCCGAGCAGGTGCGGTTCGTGAAGGGTGACGCGGCCGCGTTGCCGATGGCGGATGGTTCGGCGGATGCGGTGATCTCCGTCTTCGGGATGATCTTCGCGCCGGATCCGGCGGCCGCGATCCGCGAGTGCGTCCGCGTGACGGCGCCGGGCGGGCGGATCGTCTTCAGCGCGTGGACGCCGACCGGTCCGCTGCACCGGTTCAACGGCGCCATCTTCGAGTACATGCGAACCGCCCTGGGCGGGCCCGAGCCGGAGCAGGGGTTCCGCTGGCATCACCCGGACGATCTCGGCCCGGTCTTCGCCGAGCACGGCTTCAAAGGCGAGGTGACGCCGGCGAAGCTGATCTTCACCGCGGCCTCGATCGACGAGTTCACCAGCGAACAGGGCCGCCACCCGATGGCGATCGGGGGTACGGCGGCGCTGTCCGCGTTGCCCGACGGCGAGGCCAAGCTGGCCGGCCTGGAGGCGTTGATCACCGAACGCATCAACGAGGTCAACGAAGACCCACTCGCCTTCCAGATGACCGCCGACTACGTCATCATCACCGCCGCACCTGAGGCCTAA